In the genome of Natronorubrum sediminis, one region contains:
- a CDS encoding MaoC family dehydratase gives MTRHYEDLQVGDVFEVGSCEVTKLDIISFAEQFDPQPFHVDEEEATDSMFGELVASGLHTLCLSVRLFVTEFVQSEEGLANMGGLGMDKLEWHKPVYPGNTLNLRIEVLEKTPSSSRSDRGYVMFGREVCNEHGEAVMTNVSNNVVRRATAE, from the coding sequence ATGACACGCCATTACGAGGACCTACAGGTCGGCGACGTGTTTGAGGTAGGAAGTTGTGAGGTAACGAAACTGGATATCATCTCCTTCGCCGAACAATTCGATCCACAACCGTTTCACGTCGACGAAGAGGAGGCTACGGATTCAATGTTTGGTGAATTGGTTGCCAGCGGACTCCACACACTGTGTTTATCGGTCCGACTGTTCGTTACGGAATTCGTACAGAGCGAAGAGGGTCTAGCTAATATGGGCGGCCTCGGAATGGACAAACTGGAGTGGCACAAGCCGGTGTATCCCGGGAATACGCTCAATCTTCGAATCGAGGTACTCGAGAAAACGCCCTCGAGTAGCAGATCCGATCGGGGATACGTGATGTTCGGTCGGGAGGTATGCAATGAACACGGCGAGGCCGTGATGACGAACGTTTCGAACAACGTGGTTCGACGGGCTACGGCCGAATAA
- a CDS encoding SLC13 family permease, translating into MNRSVALRSVDRIQFAGLVVSALVLLIGTVIETPQTIGYRTQLLFTILAATIVLWVTKPIPYSISSLLCVVLLYGFGVTETFEAAVVGFASSLVFFLILLLLIGKSIVRVDLDEWISDRLVTETSTIRGSLYRLTGTILLLAFVMPSGTARTVTFMPIIDQINEQYGLGPDSAFRSASYYIIGHVNHIGSTALMTGGGMAIVTAELINSMVRELTWVEWALFMIPPAASLFVLASLCGIWVYRVPTDAVSSEHVADPDPEPVDRSSSESLDREQKLVFGTLLLAIAMWILGSFLGIDAIIPAMIVVLIFYLPGIRVLSPADFREISWGIVFLVGAMLSILEVMEELEAIDLVVDVLFSFVSIHSAPVLVMSVLFVFAVAVRAIFSSVAAAIAILLPILLEFAATLGVNALYSSFSLMLVLVSTSLFPFNISTVLLAYERGPLSIKDVFFLGLMTVCFSAIVVLGSWLFYWPVVEALVDSLQF; encoded by the coding sequence ATGAACCGGTCGGTGGCCCTTCGGTCGGTCGATCGAATTCAGTTCGCCGGACTGGTGGTATCAGCGCTCGTACTACTGATTGGCACCGTTATCGAAACGCCTCAAACGATCGGTTATCGAACTCAACTCCTGTTTACTATCCTCGCCGCAACGATCGTGTTGTGGGTGACCAAACCGATCCCTTACTCGATCTCGAGTCTCCTCTGTGTTGTCTTACTGTATGGATTTGGCGTCACCGAAACGTTCGAAGCGGCAGTCGTCGGCTTTGCATCGTCTCTCGTTTTCTTCCTCATTCTCCTGTTATTGATCGGGAAGAGCATCGTCCGCGTTGATCTAGACGAGTGGATCTCGGATCGGTTGGTTACTGAGACGAGTACGATCCGCGGTTCACTCTACCGATTGACCGGAACGATCCTCCTCCTCGCGTTCGTCATGCCGTCTGGCACGGCTCGAACTGTGACGTTTATGCCTATCATCGATCAGATAAACGAGCAGTACGGGCTCGGTCCCGACAGCGCGTTTCGTTCCGCTTCGTACTACATTATCGGACACGTGAACCACATCGGATCGACGGCGTTGATGACGGGAGGCGGCATGGCAATCGTGACCGCCGAGTTGATCAACTCGATGGTTAGAGAGTTGACCTGGGTTGAGTGGGCGCTGTTCATGATCCCACCGGCGGCTTCGCTGTTCGTGCTCGCGTCACTGTGTGGCATCTGGGTGTATCGCGTCCCGACCGACGCGGTGTCCTCAGAGCACGTTGCCGACCCAGATCCCGAACCCGTCGATCGATCGTCCTCGGAATCACTGGATCGTGAACAAAAACTCGTCTTCGGGACGCTTTTATTGGCGATCGCCATGTGGATCCTCGGGTCGTTCCTCGGGATCGATGCGATCATCCCCGCGATGATCGTCGTGCTCATCTTTTACCTTCCGGGAATACGGGTGCTCTCTCCGGCCGACTTCCGGGAGATTAGCTGGGGAATCGTCTTTCTCGTCGGTGCGATGCTCTCGATTCTCGAGGTCATGGAGGAACTCGAGGCGATCGATCTTGTCGTCGACGTGCTCTTTTCGTTCGTTTCGATACACAGCGCGCCGGTCCTCGTCATGAGCGTGCTCTTCGTCTTCGCGGTCGCCGTCCGAGCCATCTTCTCCTCGGTCGCGGCCGCGATCGCGATTTTGCTCCCGATCTTGCTCGAGTTCGCCGCTACGCTCGGCGTCAACGCGTTGTACTCGTCGTTCTCACTGATGCTCGTTCTCGTCTCGACGTCGTTGTTCCCGTTCAATATTTCTACGGTCCTGCTCGCCTACGAGCGGGGGCCGCTGTCGATCAAAGACGTGTTTTTCCTCGGACTGATGACCGTCTGCTTCTCGGCTATCGTCGTATTGGGAAGCTGGCTGTTCTACTGGCCGGTGGTCGAGGCGCTCGTCGACTCCTTACAGTTCTAG
- a CDS encoding gamma carbonic anhydrase family protein, whose translation MIRSYDGTTPTIAESAYIDDDATIIGDVVIEDDASIWPGTVLRGDHGSIVVREGANVQDNATLHEGVEIEQYATIGHNAIVHSATVGPRATVGMGAIVLDGSTIGEESIVGANSLVTEGTTVPESVLVVGSPAEVLKDLEGSDWASAGERYVEYANTHAETSEVLDRDDVTTGE comes from the coding sequence ATGATCCGATCCTACGACGGAACGACGCCGACGATCGCAGAATCCGCGTATATCGACGACGACGCCACCATCATCGGTGACGTCGTGATCGAAGACGACGCAAGCATCTGGCCCGGGACGGTTCTGCGGGGGGATCACGGCTCCATCGTCGTGCGGGAGGGGGCAAACGTACAGGACAACGCAACCCTCCACGAGGGCGTAGAAATCGAGCAGTACGCGACAATCGGACATAATGCGATCGTTCACAGCGCGACAGTGGGGCCTCGAGCGACGGTCGGTATGGGCGCGATCGTCCTCGACGGGTCGACGATCGGTGAGGAAAGTATCGTCGGGGCGAACAGTCTCGTCACGGAGGGGACGACCGTTCCGGAATCGGTGCTCGTCGTCGGATCGCCGGCGGAAGTGTTAAAAGACCTTGAGGGGTCCGACTGGGCGTCGGCAGGAGAGCGCTACGTCGAGTACGCCAACACGCACGCCGAAACGTCGGAGGTCCTCGATAGAGACGACGTTACGACCGGTGAATGA
- a CDS encoding fumarylacetoacetate hydrolase family protein — protein sequence MRIGRFTTAETDQCWYGVSISDQEIVNVPEACTAAGIDLSETESKAPVDDAWQRNVERALEHVRGTNTAVYSTAEVERLAPIADPEKIVCVGLNYRDHAEEGDNPIPDEPVLFSKFPTTISGPGDTISWDPDLTEKVDYEAELVVVIGTEARRVDEDEAFEHVAGYLVGNDVSARDLQHGDGQWVRGKSLDGFAPIGPDLVTADEVSDPHNLEIWAEVNGERLQESTTDNLIFGIDELVSFCSQAFTLNPGDLVFTGTPPGVGVYRDPPVLLEDGDEVTIGIDELGELTNTCAFE from the coding sequence ATGCGAATCGGACGGTTCACGACGGCGGAGACTGACCAGTGCTGGTACGGCGTCTCGATATCCGACCAGGAGATCGTCAACGTCCCGGAAGCCTGCACCGCTGCCGGCATCGATCTCTCAGAAACGGAATCGAAGGCACCCGTCGACGACGCGTGGCAGCGAAACGTAGAACGAGCCCTCGAGCACGTTCGGGGGACGAATACTGCCGTGTACTCCACCGCGGAGGTCGAGCGCCTCGCCCCGATCGCGGACCCGGAAAAGATTGTCTGCGTCGGCCTCAACTACCGCGATCACGCCGAGGAGGGTGACAACCCGATCCCCGACGAACCCGTGCTCTTCTCGAAGTTTCCAACCACGATCTCCGGACCGGGTGATACCATCTCGTGGGACCCCGATCTCACCGAGAAGGTCGACTACGAGGCCGAACTCGTCGTCGTCATCGGAACGGAAGCCCGCCGCGTCGACGAAGACGAGGCCTTCGAGCACGTGGCGGGCTACCTCGTCGGTAACGACGTCTCGGCTCGCGACCTCCAACACGGCGACGGGCAGTGGGTTCGGGGGAAGAGCCTCGACGGCTTCGCCCCGATCGGCCCCGACCTCGTCACCGCGGATGAAGTGTCAGACCCTCACAACCTCGAGATCTGGGCCGAGGTGAACGGTGAGCGCTTACAGGAGTCGACGACCGACAACCTCATCTTCGGGATCGACGAGTTGGTGTCATTCTGCAGCCAGGCGTTCACACTGAACCCGGGCGACCTCGTCTTCACCGGCACGCCACCGGGTGTCGGCGTCTACCGGGATCCCCCTGTCTTGCTCGAGGACGGCGACGAGGTGACGATCGGGATCGACGAACTCGGCGAGTTGACGAACACCTGCGCGTTCGAGTAG
- a CDS encoding SDR family NAD(P)-dependent oxidoreductase, with protein sequence MEHDGKTALVTGGSRNIGRAIAVKLAEEGADVGITSRTDEEGCEETAHQVQSAGGTAATATADLGDPDAVKTMVTDIREELGPIDVLINNATYRPEKAFLDLELEDIERTANVNFRGQILTSQHVVPDMLDAGRGSIVNLIGALVYLGDPGHVHSYGTKFSIEGITRQLATELGKDDIRVNAVSPGLIDTNRDRSESFERKKEAIVDSTPLGRLGTPEEIAEVVSFLASERGSFITGQVVHANGGTYPIPTIVPEDRGD encoded by the coding sequence ATGGAGCACGATGGAAAGACCGCGCTCGTTACCGGTGGAAGCCGGAACATCGGCCGCGCTATCGCTGTCAAACTGGCTGAAGAGGGTGCCGACGTCGGCATCACGTCACGAACCGACGAGGAAGGCTGTGAAGAAACTGCTCACCAAGTCCAATCCGCTGGCGGAACGGCGGCGACGGCAACTGCAGACCTGGGAGACCCGGATGCCGTCAAGACGATGGTTACTGATATTCGAGAGGAATTGGGCCCGATCGATGTGCTGATCAACAACGCCACTTACCGTCCGGAGAAAGCTTTCCTCGACCTCGAACTCGAGGACATCGAACGCACGGCGAACGTCAACTTCCGCGGGCAGATCCTCACCAGCCAACACGTCGTCCCCGATATGTTAGACGCCGGTCGTGGGTCGATCGTCAACCTCATCGGAGCTCTCGTCTACCTGGGGGATCCGGGACACGTTCACTCCTACGGCACGAAGTTCTCCATCGAGGGGATCACTCGCCAACTCGCGACGGAGTTGGGGAAGGATGATATCCGTGTCAACGCCGTTTCGCCGGGGTTGATCGATACGAACCGCGATCGGTCCGAGTCGTTCGAACGCAAAAAGGAGGCGATCGTCGATTCGACGCCGCTCGGCCGCCTCGGCACGCCCGAGGAAATCGCCGAGGTAGTCAGCTTTCTGGCATCCGAGCGGGGGTCGTTCATCACCGGTCAAGTAGTCCACGCGAACGGCGGGACGTACCCAATTCCTACCATCGTTCCGGAGGATAGAGGCGACTAA